One Rhodospirillales bacterium DNA window includes the following coding sequences:
- a CDS encoding MFS transporter: protein MTIGSTSPTRNLTPAQRTRGLAAVLIGMGVIGVNVGLFNPLIALNLEAQGISTTFNGINAAMPYVAAIIFAPLVPILTRRMSLLSVIFISGALDIAVILAFTLSDNSWVWLALRFLMGIGMLFHWVGTEIWVNAAVTDANRGKIVGLNGALFSAGMICGPLVLGQVGTAGNLPFYISAMLVAAAMSPLLLAFGTAPDAGSSHKTTLFAAIRKAPTPMLGAFVEGVLFVALFVQLPVYGVRSGMIEADAVSLLSALVIGGTIAPVGIGWLADRLDRRLLLVACGGVCLTTILLLPLVFHNTWLTWALLIVWGGAGSGFYTVGLVRLGELFGPAQLGPATAAFVMTTHIGSMTGPVLAGIGMDLLDPDGFIVAMAACAVVFVVFGTWRYRNVSDAARTRDSATDDRSRTAN from the coding sequence ATGACCATCGGTTCGACGAGCCCGACCCGTAACCTCACCCCCGCCCAGCGCACGCGGGGCCTTGCAGCTGTCCTGATCGGCATGGGCGTGATCGGTGTGAACGTCGGCCTTTTCAACCCGCTGATCGCGCTCAATCTCGAAGCTCAGGGCATCTCGACCACGTTCAACGGCATCAACGCGGCCATGCCCTATGTGGCGGCGATCATCTTCGCCCCACTGGTGCCGATCCTGACGCGGCGCATGAGCCTGCTGAGCGTGATCTTCATCTCCGGAGCCCTGGATATCGCGGTGATCCTGGCGTTCACGCTGTCGGACAACAGCTGGGTCTGGCTGGCCCTGCGATTCCTGATGGGGATTGGTATGCTGTTCCACTGGGTCGGTACCGAGATCTGGGTCAATGCGGCGGTGACCGACGCAAACCGCGGCAAGATTGTGGGTCTCAACGGCGCGCTGTTCTCGGCCGGCATGATCTGCGGCCCGCTTGTACTGGGGCAGGTCGGCACGGCCGGCAACCTGCCCTTCTACATCAGCGCCATGCTCGTTGCGGCCGCGATGTCACCTTTGCTGCTGGCCTTCGGCACCGCGCCCGATGCCGGCAGTTCCCACAAGACCACGCTGTTCGCCGCCATCCGCAAGGCACCGACGCCGATGCTGGGGGCCTTTGTAGAGGGCGTGCTCTTTGTCGCGTTGTTCGTGCAGTTGCCGGTCTATGGCGTGCGCAGCGGCATGATCGAGGCCGACGCGGTCAGTCTGCTGTCGGCGCTGGTGATCGGCGGCACCATCGCACCCGTCGGAATCGGCTGGCTGGCCGACCGGCTAGACCGGCGCCTGCTGCTGGTGGCATGCGGCGGGGTGTGCCTGACAACGATCCTTCTGCTCCCCCTTGTGTTCCACAACACGTGGCTGACCTGGGCGCTGCTGATCGTCTGGGGCGGTGCGGGCAGCGGTTTCTACACCGTGGGGCTGGTCCGCCTGGGCGAACTCTTCGGACCCGCCCAGCTCGGCCCGGCAACGGCGGCCTTCGTCATGACAACCCATATCGGCAGCATGACGGGCCCTGTACTGGCGGGCATCGGCATGGACCTGCTCGATCCTGATGGCTTCATCGTCGCCATGGCGGCATGCGCCGTGGTGTTCGTCGTGTTCGGGACCTGGCGCTACCGCAACGTTTCCGATGCGGCGCGGACGCGGGATTCCGCAACCGACGACCGATCGAGGACCGCCAACTGA
- the glnA gene encoding type I glutamate--ammonia ligase, producing MSDAETILKKIKDEDIPYVDLRFTDAKGKWQHLTMAQRMIDEDMFTDGIMFDGSSIAGWKAINESDMTLMPDPTSITMDPFEPQPTLIINCDILEPSTGQAYERDPRSLAKRAEAYLQYAGIGDTAYFGPELEFFVFDSVRFSTEAHSMGYHLDSEEGPYNDGTHHDDGNLAHRPRAKGGYFPVAPVDTGSELRSEMLTTMAAMGIPIDKHHHEVAPAQHELGMTFDTLLACADNVQAYKYVVHRIAQSYGKTATFMPKPVMFDNGSGMHTHQSIWKDGKPLFAGNGYADLSETALFYIGGIIKHAKALNAFTNASTNSYKRLVPGYEAPVLLAYSSRNRSASCRIPFAASPNGKRVEVRFPDPTANPYLAFAAMLMAGLDGIENKIHPGDAMDKNLYDLPPEELQDIPTVCASLREALENLEADNDFLKKGEVFNAEILSGYMELKWEEVSTFETTTHPIEFDMYYSV from the coding sequence GTGTCGGACGCCGAAACCATTCTGAAGAAGATCAAGGACGAGGACATTCCCTACGTCGACCTGCGCTTCACCGACGCAAAGGGCAAGTGGCAGCACCTGACCATGGCGCAGCGCATGATCGACGAGGACATGTTTACCGACGGCATCATGTTCGATGGCTCTTCCATCGCCGGTTGGAAGGCGATCAACGAGTCCGACATGACGCTGATGCCCGATCCCACGTCTATCACCATGGACCCGTTCGAGCCGCAGCCGACACTGATCATCAACTGCGATATTCTCGAGCCCTCGACCGGCCAGGCCTACGAGCGCGACCCGCGTTCGCTCGCCAAGCGCGCCGAGGCCTATCTGCAGTACGCCGGCATCGGCGACACCGCCTACTTCGGCCCGGAGCTCGAGTTCTTCGTCTTCGACAGCGTGCGTTTCTCCACCGAGGCGCATTCGATGGGCTACCACCTTGACAGCGAGGAAGGCCCCTACAACGACGGCACGCACCATGACGACGGCAACCTGGCCCACCGTCCGCGCGCCAAGGGTGGATACTTCCCGGTTGCCCCGGTCGACACCGGCTCGGAACTGCGCTCGGAGATGCTGACCACCATGGCGGCCATGGGCATTCCGATCGACAAGCACCACCACGAGGTGGCACCGGCCCAGCACGAGCTCGGTATGACCTTCGACACGCTGCTGGCGTGCGCCGACAACGTGCAGGCCTACAAATACGTCGTGCACCGCATCGCGCAGAGCTACGGCAAGACGGCGACCTTCATGCCGAAGCCCGTCATGTTCGACAACGGCTCTGGCATGCACACCCACCAGTCGATCTGGAAGGACGGCAAGCCGCTCTTCGCCGGCAACGGCTATGCGGATCTGTCGGAGACCGCGCTGTTCTACATCGGCGGCATCATCAAGCATGCCAAGGCGCTGAACGCCTTCACCAACGCCTCGACCAACAGCTACAAGCGTCTGGTGCCGGGCTACGAGGCTCCGGTGCTGCTGGCCTACAGCTCGCGCAACCGTTCGGCCTCGTGCCGTATTCCGTTCGCGGCCTCGCCCAACGGCAAGCGTGTCGAGGTCCGTTTCCCCGATCCCACGGCCAACCCCTACCTCGCCTTCGCGGCCATGCTGATGGCCGGTCTCGATGGTATCGAGAACAAGATCCATCCGGGCGATGCCATGGACAAGAATCTTTACGACCTGCCGCCCGAGGAGCTGCAGGATATCCCGACCGTCTGCGCGAGCCTGCGCGAGGCGCTCGAGAACCTGGAAGCCGACAACGACTTCCTCAAGAAGGGCGAGGTCTTCAACGCCGAGATCCTGAGCGGCTACATGGAGCTCAAGTGGGAGGAAGTCTCGACCTTCGAGACCACCACCCATCCGATCGAGTTCGACATGTACTACAGCGTCTGA
- a CDS encoding P-II family nitrogen regulator, translated as MKKIEAVIKPFKLDEVKEALHEVGLQGLTVTEAKGFGRQKGHTELYRGAEYVVDFLPKVKIELVVDDNLVDRAVQAIEDAARTGRIGDGKIFIIPVEDAIRIRTGERGPDAV; from the coding sequence ATGAAAAAGATCGAGGCCGTGATCAAACCGTTCAAGCTGGACGAGGTGAAGGAGGCGCTTCACGAGGTCGGGCTGCAGGGGCTGACAGTGACAGAAGCCAAGGGTTTCGGCCGTCAGAAGGGCCACACCGAGCTCTACCGCGGCGCCGAGTATGTCGTCGACTTCCTGCCCAAGGTGAAGATCGAACTGGTGGTGGACGACAACCTGGTCGACCGCGCCGTCCAGGCGATTGAGGACGCCGCACGAACGGGCCGCATTGGCGACGGCAAGATCTTCATCATCCCCGTCGAGGATGCGATCCGCATTCGCACCGGCGAGCGCGGACCGGACGCCGTTTGA